The following proteins are co-located in the Streptomyces sp. NBC_00435 genome:
- a CDS encoding carbamoyltransferase N-terminal domain-containing protein, which yields MTAIIGWQNDLVASAAPLIDGEILGAVEEERFTRVKQPTGFPGRSVTWLLESMGLSTAEVDEWVHGWFAGTNMAQMLPDVARRVAAASNPDGVDAMARRLATEHANDVEIRDVGYRLAVEHGVLASRLEAYEHHLSHAWSAHAYSPFDTSIVVTFDSRGDRKSSTLSRAGGGGIEELEWRSSIDSPGHVYRWVTHVLGYRTNRHEGKVTGLAGRGRGDEAKEFLRTPIDCRDSLVTAQPGRRFIPTDKGIPDKTRRQMLGFSAPDLAAGGQDLTEEIVCGFVADRAARLGERNVVLAGGWFANVQLNRRSRELPEIDGDFVRPNMGDSGLALGAAASAWFRRTGEPKVRCADMYLGPEPGADPSGAAIRDTLNPRLNRHEEPIVLTIGDGLAALADGTVDAVVDRVNDWTTS from the coding sequence GTGACCGCGATCATCGGCTGGCAGAACGATCTGGTTGCCAGTGCTGCTCCGCTCATCGACGGCGAGATCCTCGGCGCGGTCGAGGAGGAACGGTTCACTCGGGTCAAGCAGCCGACCGGGTTTCCCGGCAGGTCCGTGACCTGGCTACTGGAGAGTATGGGCCTGTCGACGGCCGAGGTCGACGAATGGGTCCACGGCTGGTTCGCCGGGACGAACATGGCGCAGATGCTGCCCGACGTGGCGCGGCGTGTCGCAGCGGCGAGCAACCCTGACGGCGTCGACGCGATGGCGCGACGGCTGGCCACGGAGCACGCGAACGACGTCGAGATTCGCGACGTGGGCTATCGCCTGGCAGTTGAGCATGGGGTCCTGGCCTCGCGGCTCGAGGCCTACGAGCACCATCTCTCGCACGCCTGGTCGGCGCATGCCTACAGCCCCTTCGACACGTCGATAGTCGTCACATTCGACAGCAGGGGGGACCGGAAGAGTTCAACGCTCAGCAGGGCCGGTGGGGGTGGCATTGAGGAACTCGAATGGCGCTCGAGCATCGACAGTCCCGGACACGTCTACAGGTGGGTGACTCATGTGCTCGGGTATCGCACCAACCGGCACGAAGGTAAGGTCACCGGCCTGGCCGGCCGAGGTCGCGGCGACGAGGCCAAGGAGTTCCTTCGCACGCCGATCGACTGTCGCGACAGTCTGGTCACCGCACAGCCGGGCCGACGATTCATCCCCACGGACAAGGGCATCCCGGACAAGACTCGGCGGCAGATGCTTGGGTTCTCCGCCCCGGACCTCGCTGCCGGTGGTCAGGATCTGACTGAGGAGATCGTCTGCGGCTTCGTGGCTGACCGGGCCGCTCGTCTCGGCGAGCGGAACGTGGTCCTGGCCGGCGGCTGGTTCGCGAATGTGCAGCTCAATCGTCGCAGCCGCGAACTCCCCGAGATCGATGGCGACTTCGTGCGGCCGAATATGGGCGATTCCGGGCTCGCGCTGGGGGCTGCCGCTTCGGCTTGGTTCCGGCGAACGGGAGAGCCGAAGGTCCGCTGCGCCGACATGTACCTGGGTCCGGAGCCCGGCGCGGATCCTTCGGGCGCCGCGATCAGGGACACGCTGAACCCACGGCTCAACCGGCACGAGGAGCCGATCGTTCTCACGATCGGGGATGGACTGGCGGCCCTGGCTGACGGAACGGTGGACGCGGTGGTGGACCGCGTGAACGATTGGACGACGTCATGA
- a CDS encoding aminotransferase class I/II-fold pyridoxal phosphate-dependent enzyme — translation MESLDAGAVLRRGFNYSSPAGLDDLRELFVDRFATCAVHVDDTLVTGGALGALDLALRALLRDRPAARLVVLEPTYREALGIAKAIGLPVVAWSKLAGVLSRDDVVYVVSTFNNPDGRTISAAERDNLAAAIVEADAALIEDAAYDLLAAVSADQVPGVCATVTQRRGNAWALRLMSFSKTVVPGARVCVVEGSARALAAMRTVKFDFGTSPVACALVAELVRDPRTLDRHLALIRERLGRGRAAADQAFRAWDRPPSVVGAGYFLWLPSSHVSSTEAAVRATAVGVRVSDGAPFFVDHRPTHLRLSVAWEPAERIHEACLRLEESVAAPKNLLEETS, via the coding sequence TTGGAGTCCCTCGATGCCGGCGCGGTCCTCCGCCGCGGGTTCAACTACTCATCGCCGGCCGGCCTGGACGACCTGCGCGAGCTGTTCGTCGACCGGTTCGCGACCTGTGCGGTCCACGTCGACGACACTCTCGTGACCGGAGGCGCCCTCGGCGCACTCGACCTCGCGCTGCGTGCATTGCTCCGGGACCGACCGGCGGCTCGCCTGGTCGTGCTCGAACCGACCTATCGCGAAGCGCTCGGCATTGCCAAGGCCATCGGGCTGCCGGTCGTGGCCTGGAGCAAACTCGCCGGAGTCTTGAGTCGGGACGACGTGGTCTACGTCGTCTCCACCTTCAACAATCCGGACGGCCGGACCATCTCCGCCGCCGAGCGCGACAATCTGGCGGCGGCGATCGTCGAAGCTGACGCGGCCCTGATCGAGGACGCTGCATACGATCTGCTCGCCGCCGTCTCGGCCGACCAGGTTCCCGGCGTGTGCGCAACCGTGACGCAGCGGAGAGGAAACGCGTGGGCACTGCGCCTGATGTCGTTCTCGAAGACGGTGGTCCCGGGTGCACGGGTGTGCGTTGTCGAGGGCAGTGCCCGTGCTCTGGCTGCGATGCGGACGGTCAAGTTCGACTTCGGAACCTCACCCGTCGCGTGCGCCCTCGTCGCCGAGCTGGTGCGGGATCCGCGGACCCTGGACCGCCACCTCGCTCTCATTCGCGAGCGCCTCGGACGTGGGCGTGCTGCTGCCGATCAGGCGTTCCGTGCCTGGGACCGACCGCCGTCCGTCGTGGGTGCCGGCTACTTCCTCTGGCTGCCGTCCTCCCACGTGAGTAGCACCGAGGCCGCAGTGCGCGCCACGGCTGTGGGAGTCCGGGTCAGCGACGGTGCGCCCTTCTTCGTTGACCACCGCCCCACGCATCTGCGCCTGAGCGTGGCATGGGAGCCGGCCGAGCGGATCCACGAGGCATGCCTTCGACTCGAGGAATCGGTCGCCGCCCCGAAGAATCTCCTGGAGGAGACGTCGTGA
- a CDS encoding SDR family oxidoreductase, protein MLERHGLTIVLGASSGVGAALLERLLGEGALAVGFSRRAESSFGRSLVVADVTDRAALVGAVGGLDGPVESVVNCVGVGFYAPWDSDGSPEWSEMAATNVAGLANVLSVVGTLDPDPENYLHVGSLAAHRPSNSPGNAVYSATKVAGRAMVNDFRNWSVSAARATRVAMLSPALINGTGFDANFFRADETARTPLYERPHLAIEEVVDVIVRMLATPRHLEISDLVLRHRLQED, encoded by the coding sequence ATGCTTGAGCGGCACGGTCTGACCATTGTCCTCGGCGCGTCGTCGGGCGTAGGTGCGGCGCTTCTGGAACGCCTCCTCGGCGAGGGTGCTCTGGCGGTGGGGTTCAGTCGCAGAGCGGAATCCTCCTTCGGTCGGTCGCTGGTCGTCGCCGATGTGACGGACCGTGCCGCGCTCGTGGGCGCCGTCGGCGGGCTCGACGGGCCGGTCGAGTCGGTCGTGAACTGTGTCGGTGTCGGGTTCTACGCACCTTGGGATTCGGACGGGTCGCCGGAGTGGTCCGAGATGGCGGCCACCAATGTCGCGGGTTTGGCCAACGTCCTCTCCGTGGTGGGAACTCTCGACCCGGATCCGGAGAACTACCTGCATGTCGGTTCCCTCGCGGCTCACCGACCGTCGAACTCACCAGGCAACGCCGTATATTCCGCGACCAAGGTGGCCGGGCGAGCGATGGTCAACGATTTCCGGAACTGGTCTGTCAGCGCGGCGAGGGCCACGCGGGTCGCGATGCTCTCACCGGCGCTCATCAACGGCACCGGCTTTGATGCGAACTTCTTCCGTGCCGATGAAACGGCGCGGACTCCGCTCTACGAACGGCCGCATCTGGCCATCGAGGAGGTCGTCGATGTGATCGTCCGGATGCTGGCGACGCCGCGTCACCTGGAGATCTCCGACCTGGTCCTCCGGCATCGTCTCCAAGAGGACTGA
- a CDS encoding mandelate racemase/muconate lactonizing enzyme family protein, translated as MRVTAVEVITNGFDLDEPLFDARSRITQRHQVLVRIEAEDGSVGWGEAAAFGGSHELVAVAIKQLAAPLIGHPARPRETARSLLRDTAHYGHVGVVVSAISGIEIALWDLQGAASGLDLSALLGGEARPVRWYGTTGFYRGGSRADEVTVLRDDLAAALDSDPSGLKIKVGRHGVDEAIGRAHQARAALGPERLLILDANNAFTVPEALRVMSGVRELDILFFEEPIPFGNPDASRELRLSGAVPVGGYELDPTFAGCRRYLEARAVDYIQPDACWSGGIAETMAIADLAHRLDLGFVPHNFSSIVATAANYHVVSAVGGDLIELDLTGNSASDPSVLRTMGWRMEGGYLQAPSSPGLGLVSVGEWASHA; from the coding sequence ATGCGTGTAACTGCTGTGGAGGTGATCACCAACGGCTTCGATCTCGACGAGCCCCTTTTCGACGCGCGCTCACGCATCACCCAGCGCCATCAGGTGCTCGTCCGGATCGAGGCCGAGGACGGTTCGGTCGGATGGGGCGAAGCGGCAGCGTTCGGCGGAAGTCACGAACTTGTGGCAGTGGCGATCAAGCAGCTGGCAGCCCCCTTGATCGGACATCCCGCCCGTCCGCGCGAGACGGCTCGCTCCCTGCTCCGGGACACCGCCCACTACGGCCATGTGGGCGTCGTCGTCTCCGCGATCTCGGGCATCGAGATCGCTCTGTGGGACCTGCAGGGCGCCGCGTCAGGGCTGGACCTCAGCGCGCTGCTGGGAGGCGAGGCGCGCCCGGTCCGGTGGTACGGCACCACGGGGTTCTACCGGGGTGGGAGCCGTGCCGATGAGGTCACGGTCCTCCGTGACGATCTTGCCGCCGCGCTGGACAGCGACCCTTCAGGTCTGAAGATCAAGGTCGGTCGGCACGGGGTTGATGAGGCGATCGGGCGTGCTCACCAGGCACGTGCGGCGCTCGGGCCGGAACGCCTGCTCATCCTCGACGCGAACAATGCGTTCACCGTTCCTGAAGCGCTCCGGGTGATGTCCGGCGTCCGTGAACTCGACATCCTGTTCTTCGAGGAACCCATCCCGTTCGGCAACCCGGACGCGAGTCGGGAGCTCCGGCTCAGTGGCGCGGTGCCCGTCGGCGGCTACGAGCTGGACCCGACCTTCGCCGGCTGCCGCCGCTATCTGGAAGCGCGCGCGGTCGACTACATCCAGCCGGACGCGTGCTGGTCGGGCGGGATCGCGGAGACGATGGCCATCGCCGACCTCGCCCACCGCCTGGATTTAGGTTTCGTCCCGCACAACTTCTCCTCGATCGTCGCGACCGCAGCCAATTACCACGTCGTCAGTGCAGTCGGGGGAGACCTGATCGAACTCGACCTCACCGGAAACTCCGCGTCCGATCCGTCCGTGCTCAGAACGATGGGCTGGCGGATGGAGGGCGGATACCTGCAGGCGCCCTCCTCGCCAGGACTGGGTCTTGTGAGCGTCGGAGAGTGGGCAAGTCATGCTTGA
- a CDS encoding Gfo/Idh/MocA family protein → MQSDSRDEFTIGVIGSGFAARTLVAAATASPRVGRVVVTGGSRVEELCSRYGARAGASVEDVLASADAVAVATPHATHAWLVEQALASGVHVFCEKPFVTVAAEGEKLIADASRRGLTLSVNHFQRYRGPHRAVSDFLEREGVRLIGGQARLIEHAGTQPWKAQAGSRGFMLGYGVHVIDLLHTWTKVPCVEVKARSMRVQGVERATAAVLRFADGQEFSVFTSDLLAEGADTQPGRAQLAFELLTQVGMLQVDSYGSAVLHAADHAQELGRLGTWDDFDSSVRLAAYQQAVDQFVVACTSGEEPELTAAAALHAVRVCEAIEVSAGQGGDPACV, encoded by the coding sequence ATGCAATCGGATTCTAGGGACGAGTTCACGATCGGGGTCATCGGGTCGGGCTTCGCCGCCCGGACCCTCGTCGCGGCTGCGACCGCGTCGCCGCGAGTGGGCCGTGTCGTCGTCACCGGCGGGAGCAGGGTGGAGGAACTCTGCAGTCGCTATGGGGCCCGGGCGGGAGCGTCGGTCGAGGACGTGCTTGCCTCGGCGGACGCGGTGGCCGTGGCCACACCGCACGCGACCCATGCTTGGCTGGTCGAGCAGGCGCTGGCGTCCGGCGTTCATGTCTTCTGTGAGAAGCCGTTCGTGACCGTTGCGGCGGAAGGCGAGAAACTGATCGCGGACGCATCTCGCCGCGGCTTGACGCTCTCGGTCAATCACTTCCAGCGGTATCGCGGCCCTCATCGGGCGGTCAGCGACTTCCTGGAGCGCGAGGGAGTGCGGCTGATCGGCGGCCAGGCCCGTCTGATCGAGCACGCGGGTACGCAGCCGTGGAAGGCCCAGGCGGGCAGTCGCGGGTTCATGCTCGGCTATGGCGTCCACGTGATCGACCTCCTGCACACGTGGACGAAGGTTCCGTGCGTCGAGGTCAAGGCCCGCAGTATGCGGGTCCAGGGAGTTGAGCGCGCGACGGCGGCGGTGTTGAGGTTCGCTGACGGCCAGGAGTTCTCCGTGTTCACCTCCGACCTGTTGGCGGAGGGGGCCGATACGCAGCCGGGTCGCGCCCAGCTGGCCTTCGAGCTCTTGACCCAGGTCGGAATGCTCCAGGTGGACTCCTACGGCTCGGCCGTGCTGCACGCCGCCGATCACGCGCAGGAACTCGGCCGCCTGGGTACCTGGGACGATTTCGACAGCTCGGTCCGGCTCGCTGCCTACCAGCAGGCAGTGGACCAGTTCGTCGTTGCGTGCACGAGTGGCGAAGAGCCTGAGTTGACTGCGGCGGCCGCGCTTCACGCGGTGCGGGTCTGCGAGGCCATCGAGGTATCGGCGGGGCAAGGAGGCGACCCGGCATGCGTGTAA
- a CDS encoding Gfo/Idh/MocA family protein, translating into MTFSDPALEDGHAAGGQVSPTARSALDLSDVDDLIAERPSVLLVGLGKAGGRFLRSLRFLDETCSALELAGVCDIDGSRFGQLQGSSTQCFTDLRTALEEIAPDVVCVCINEVGHYDALAMIAEFTSVRAVLSEKPLTETLAQCEAVIDRLGDRLICVNFVERYSPVVEQFREWSAFHDAQILRVEFHWGKYRFMDPRPTMGVLSEISHPVDLVRTLIGARPDAMFSVRSASGSRSRFSVVDRELLDTVDVEYTIDGVPVRGHSSFLWEGRDRRIVLYGRTGLAGALFQAVLAFDRPSWDCDSLRVTRVDESTGAREEVFASHCDKDDFPRDLRHIFKVTRFCAIALRALYQPEYGEQLALAEDAWWAQRAIDAFSQTIGGGDAIGF; encoded by the coding sequence GTGACCTTCTCAGACCCGGCGCTGGAGGACGGCCATGCAGCCGGCGGTCAGGTCTCTCCGACGGCGCGTTCCGCGCTGGATCTGTCGGATGTGGATGACCTGATCGCCGAGAGGCCGAGCGTGCTCCTCGTGGGGCTGGGTAAGGCAGGCGGCCGGTTCCTGCGGTCACTCCGATTTCTCGACGAGACCTGCTCGGCCCTGGAGTTGGCCGGGGTCTGCGACATCGACGGTTCACGCTTTGGCCAGTTGCAGGGGTCTTCGACCCAATGCTTCACGGATCTGCGCACGGCTCTCGAGGAGATTGCACCCGATGTGGTCTGTGTGTGCATTAACGAGGTCGGACACTACGACGCATTGGCGATGATTGCGGAGTTCACGTCCGTGCGCGCCGTTCTGTCCGAGAAGCCACTCACCGAGACGCTCGCCCAGTGCGAGGCAGTGATCGATCGCCTCGGGGATCGACTGATCTGCGTCAACTTCGTCGAGCGATACAGTCCTGTCGTCGAGCAGTTTCGGGAGTGGAGCGCCTTTCACGACGCGCAGATATTGCGCGTGGAATTCCACTGGGGCAAGTACCGTTTCATGGATCCACGTCCGACGATGGGAGTGTTGTCGGAAATTTCGCATCCGGTCGATCTGGTTCGGACCCTGATCGGAGCCCGGCCGGACGCGATGTTCTCGGTCCGCTCCGCGTCGGGTAGCCGGAGCCGCTTTTCCGTGGTCGACCGCGAGCTCCTCGACACGGTCGACGTCGAATACACGATCGACGGGGTTCCGGTACGAGGCCACTCCTCGTTCCTCTGGGAGGGCCGCGACCGGCGCATCGTGCTCTATGGCCGGACGGGCCTCGCCGGTGCTCTCTTCCAAGCGGTTCTCGCCTTCGACCGGCCGAGCTGGGACTGCGACAGCCTGCGGGTCACGCGGGTGGACGAGTCCACCGGGGCGCGCGAGGAGGTCTTCGCGAGCCACTGCGACAAGGACGACTTCCCGCGGGACCTGAGGCATATCTTCAAGGTCACGCGCTTCTGCGCGATTGCTCTCCGAGCGTTGTACCAGCCGGAGTACGGCGAGCAGTTGGCCCTCGCCGAGGACGCGTGGTGGGCGCAGCGGGCCATCGATGCGTTCAGCCAGACGATCGGGGGTGGCGATGCAATCGGATTCTAG
- a CDS encoding phytanoyl-CoA dioxygenase family protein — MNDEDIHFFWTFGYRVFRHLLVEEIDQIAGDFDRLMGTSRTLDQEGKPTRTLHWQALDSSSRLSALIDSPKVVGIFDALLGSDWQYFGSVANHYTGNTGWHTDDFSFHDKVKIAIYLDETGPGRGGLSVIPRTHVPSLEVVELQLDVGMSERALGVPGDSVPCTTLNTRPGDVVVFHQNLMHSSWGGGDKRRMLSINAHARYNDEELLLDNVLRTARFRPQSVYGPFMNGATVPIARRVHLEQMLRHENQMLAEVDRIVRSVPSGPVDLLPDMSSNHDREAAAEEFARDTDYRSTVAALKAEAGA; from the coding sequence ATGAACGACGAGGATATCCACTTCTTCTGGACCTTCGGGTACCGGGTGTTCCGACACCTCCTCGTCGAAGAGATCGACCAAATCGCAGGGGACTTCGACCGCCTTATGGGTACGAGCCGAACTCTCGACCAGGAAGGTAAGCCGACGCGAACGTTGCACTGGCAGGCGCTCGATTCTTCGTCACGTCTTTCGGCGCTGATCGATAGCCCGAAGGTGGTCGGAATCTTCGATGCGCTGTTGGGATCGGATTGGCAGTACTTCGGCAGCGTGGCGAACCACTACACCGGCAACACGGGTTGGCATACGGATGATTTCTCATTCCATGACAAGGTTAAGATCGCGATCTACCTTGACGAGACCGGACCAGGACGAGGCGGTCTGAGTGTCATTCCCAGGACGCATGTTCCAAGTCTTGAGGTCGTCGAACTGCAGTTGGACGTGGGTATGAGCGAACGCGCTCTCGGTGTCCCTGGGGATTCCGTGCCCTGCACGACTCTGAACACGCGGCCTGGTGATGTCGTTGTGTTTCATCAGAATCTCATGCATTCCTCGTGGGGAGGTGGCGACAAGCGCAGGATGTTGAGCATCAACGCCCATGCTCGGTACAACGACGAAGAGTTGCTTCTCGACAACGTTCTTCGCACAGCTCGTTTTCGGCCGCAGTCCGTATACGGGCCTTTCATGAACGGCGCGACCGTGCCGATTGCACGTCGGGTCCATCTCGAGCAGATGCTCCGTCATGAGAACCAAATGCTGGCGGAGGTGGACCGGATCGTCCGGTCCGTCCCCAGCGGACCCGTCGACCTACTCCCCGACATGAGCAGCAACCATGATCGCGAGGCCGCGGCGGAGGAGTTCGCCCGGGACACCGACTATCGCTCGACGGTGGCTGCTCTGAAAGCCGAGGCTGGCGCGTGA
- a CDS encoding Pr6Pr family membrane protein, with amino-acid sequence MAERFVSSVVRRVEGAVRRRAGVAFSAVACAAAVTGVAIALAEGSAHRVLAYFTIQSNILVAVTFARPVLRVRARGPWWEPRFAGGVLLAVLVTGLVYHLYEFGAEVRGGAIATGSVDWRTVSCQLLHTVTPISAAVAWALRTTPGGLRPRHAAQWLLYPFAYLMFTLLRGELLEPGTRARYPYPVLDVARYGYAVVLGNSLLFALAFSTGALAILAVDGLLGRLRGACGPQVRLRLGDGPPDAWNRTADRQGETCSSESRPAAPRDHVGGERVW; translated from the coding sequence GTGGCCGAGCGATTCGTTTCGAGTGTGGTGCGCCGCGTGGAGGGGGCTGTGCGCCGCCGGGCGGGAGTCGCGTTCTCCGCGGTCGCCTGCGCGGCGGCCGTGACGGGTGTGGCCATCGCGCTGGCCGAGGGGAGCGCGCACCGCGTGCTCGCCTACTTCACGATCCAGAGCAACATCCTGGTCGCGGTGACCTTCGCCCGGCCGGTCCTTCGCGTCCGGGCGCGCGGCCCGTGGTGGGAGCCCCGGTTCGCGGGCGGGGTGCTGCTGGCCGTCCTCGTGACCGGGCTCGTCTACCACCTCTACGAGTTCGGAGCCGAAGTACGCGGCGGCGCCATCGCGACCGGGTCCGTGGACTGGCGGACCGTCTCCTGCCAGCTCCTGCACACGGTCACCCCGATCAGCGCGGCCGTCGCGTGGGCGCTGCGGACCACGCCGGGCGGCCTGCGCCCGCGCCATGCCGCCCAGTGGCTCCTCTACCCGTTCGCATACCTGATGTTCACCCTGCTGCGCGGGGAGCTGCTGGAGCCCGGCACGCGGGCCCGGTACCCCTATCCGGTCCTGGACGTGGCCCGCTACGGGTACGCGGTCGTCCTCGGCAACAGCCTGCTCTTCGCACTGGCCTTCTCTACGGGCGCCTTGGCGATCCTTGCCGTGGACGGCCTCCTCGGAAGGCTCCGGGGTGCCTGTGGTCCGCAGGTCCGTCTCCGGCTGGGAGACGGACCGCCCGACGCTTGGAACAGGACGGCCGATCGACAGGGAGAAACCTGTTCGAGTGAAAGTCGACCCGCAGCGCCCCGCGACCACGTCGGAGGGGAACGAGTGTGGTGA
- a CDS encoding MFS transporter: MVSPGTAPNAPSGIRRIVAASLIGTTIEWYDFFLYGTAAALVFNKLFFPTADPLTGTLIAFLTYAIGFLARPLGGVVFGHFGDKVGRKRLLVLSLLMMGGATFAMGLLPTHASIGAGAPVLLTVLRLVQGFALGGEWGGAVLIVSEHGGDEHRGFWASWPQSGAPGGNLLATGVLALLAAVQTDAAFLSWGWRIPFLLSGVLVVVGLWIRLSVAESPVFLAARAEAEGRAEEERAPVVQVFRKDWRQVLTAIGTRFGENISYYVLTSFLLVYVTTHLGLPKTTALNALLIGSAVHFVTIPAWGALSDRIGRRPVTLIGSAGMALWAFAFFALVDSKSFAVITLAVTAGLLLHGAMYGPQAAFVSEMFDTKVRYSGASMGSQLASIVAGALAPIIAVELLKDYGSSVPVSVYLSAAAVVTTVTVAFARETRGRDLSVPRAGAPESGGGYPARSAATVSDPA; the protein is encoded by the coding sequence ATGGTCTCCCCCGGAACCGCCCCCAACGCTCCATCCGGAATCCGGCGGATCGTCGCCGCCAGTCTCATCGGGACCACCATCGAGTGGTACGACTTCTTCCTCTACGGGACCGCCGCGGCCCTGGTGTTCAACAAGCTGTTCTTCCCCACCGCGGACCCGCTCACCGGAACCCTGATCGCCTTCCTCACCTACGCCATCGGGTTCCTGGCCCGGCCGCTGGGCGGGGTCGTCTTCGGGCACTTCGGGGACAAGGTCGGCCGCAAGAGGCTGCTGGTGCTGAGCCTGCTCATGATGGGCGGGGCGACCTTCGCGATGGGGCTGCTGCCCACCCATGCCAGCATCGGGGCCGGCGCTCCGGTCCTGCTGACCGTGCTGCGCCTGGTCCAGGGGTTCGCGCTGGGCGGCGAGTGGGGCGGGGCCGTGCTGATCGTCTCCGAGCACGGTGGGGACGAGCATCGCGGGTTCTGGGCATCCTGGCCGCAGTCCGGGGCGCCCGGGGGCAATCTGCTGGCCACCGGGGTGCTCGCGCTGCTCGCCGCCGTGCAGACGGACGCGGCGTTCCTCTCCTGGGGGTGGCGGATCCCCTTCCTGCTCTCCGGGGTCCTCGTGGTGGTCGGGCTGTGGATCCGGCTGTCCGTCGCGGAGTCACCCGTCTTCCTCGCCGCACGGGCCGAGGCCGAGGGCAGGGCCGAGGAGGAACGTGCGCCCGTCGTCCAGGTGTTCCGCAAGGACTGGCGGCAGGTACTGACCGCCATCGGCACCCGGTTCGGCGAGAACATCTCGTACTACGTCCTCACCTCCTTCCTCCTCGTCTACGTCACCACCCACCTCGGCCTCCCCAAGACCACCGCGCTCAACGCGCTCCTGATCGGCTCGGCCGTCCACTTCGTCACCATCCCCGCCTGGGGCGCGCTGTCGGACCGGATCGGCCGCCGCCCCGTGACGCTGATCGGGTCGGCCGGCATGGCCCTGTGGGCGTTCGCCTTCTTCGCCCTGGTGGACTCGAAGTCGTTCGCCGTCATCACCCTGGCCGTCACCGCCGGGCTGTTGCTGCACGGCGCCATGTACGGGCCGCAGGCCGCCTTCGTCTCCGAGATGTTCGACACCAAGGTCCGCTACTCGGGGGCCTCGATGGGCTCCCAGCTCGCCTCGATCGTCGCGGGCGCCCTCGCCCCGATCATCGCCGTCGAGCTCCTGAAGGACTACGGATCCTCCGTTCCGGTCTCCGTCTACCTGTCCGCGGCCGCCGTCGTCACCACCGTCACCGTCGCCTTCGCCCGCGAGACCCGGGGCCGGGACCTGTCGGTCCCGAGGGCGGGGGCGCCGGAATCCGGGGGCGGGTACCCGGCCCGGTCCGCGGCCACGGTCTCCGATCCCGCCTGA